From the genome of Biomphalaria glabrata chromosome 17, xgBioGlab47.1, whole genome shotgun sequence, one region includes:
- the LOC129923582 gene encoding slit homolog 2 protein-like, translated as MFRGFGKTLLGLTKLEELDLSSNLMGALLNKSMETLTSLHTLNLDHNRLSQLNKETFHGLVSLRTLILSNNPLVSLDQDLFLPLTNIENIYLHNVNIQTIPSGLVTHLTALRNLDLSNNSLSTLSDDSFDGTSLDDLDLSSNQLTSVPTAAMKRCNKQPTQLSLAHNQISSLSNSDIKDFTIETLDLSHNQISQIPRDFFQNVKITNIYLNGNPINMIEDNTFDGLKLSSLDLSNTRLVSLSSSTETWLKNTSAKVNLNNTSWQCDCDTLWLAELLTTHTNIVSPTCGVKYSGQLLSTATNQIRTDCITTTTQSTTTISHCPANCTQCDPGGTAVCSTMCVSKANLPKDITTYIQTGSGTCNGVGKSWILRTENFINYTKLETISLTNSNVANFHPRDHPFEHLGNILKSLSLAHNRILTYGRNLENLTKLEELDLSYNNISGMLNNSLSNLRLLKTLIFEQNQIKHLYNETFTGLDSLQTLVLSHNPLESIDKVTFKLLTNVETIKLQDVQMNDIDPNWFAQHKTLRNIDLSHNFLKSIDERSFLMTFLEDLDLSYNNLTSVPTAAIKRCTKQPTRLSLAHNQIPNISNADIVDFTVETLDLSDNQINQIPKDLFQNVPIESINLSGNSIDKIEDGTFDGLQLLNLDLSNTRLESLPRSTEKSLANTSTKINLNNTSWQCDCDTLWLAELLTNHSNIVSPTCGANTKYSGLLLSTAASQLKNDCNRSKSCTQLKE; from the coding sequence ATGTTCAGGGGTTTCGGCAAAACTTTATTAGGACTGACCAAATTAGAAGAACTAGACTTAAGTTCTAACTTGATGGGAGCGTTGTTAAATAAATCAATGGAAACATTAACATCATTACACACTTTGAACCTGGATCACAATCGCCTGAGTcaattaaataaagaaacatttcatGGACTTGTAAGTCTCAGAACATTGATTCTGTCTAACAACCCTCTTGTCTCATTGGATCAAGATTTATTTCTGCCACTGACTAAtattgaaaacatttatttgcatAATGTCAACATCCAAACTATACCATCAGGTTTAGTAACTCATCTGACAGCTCTCAGAAACCTTGATCTTTCCAATAATTCTCTATCGACTCTAAGTGATGACAGTTTTGATGGGACATCGTTggatgatttagatctatcctCTAATCAACTGACATCAGTTCCAACAGCAGCCATGAAGCGATGCAACAAACAACCCACACAACTTTCACTGGCCCACAACCAAATTTCAAGTCTTTCTAACTCTGACATCAAAGATTTCACAATAGAAACTTTAGATCTTAGTCACAATCAAATCAGTCAGATTCCAAGAGacttttttcaaaatgttaaaattactaatatatatCTCAACGGTAATCCTATAAATATGATAGAGGATAATACATTTGATGGCCTCAAATTGTCCAGTCTTGACCTTAGCAACACTAGACTAGTGTCTCTGTCCAGTTCAACAGAGACCTGGCTGAAAAATACATCGGCCAAAGTCAATCTCAACAACACTAGCTGGCAATGTGACTGTGACACTCTTTGGTTGGCCGAACTCTTGACCACTCACACAAACATAGTCTCACCGACATGTGGAGTCAAGTATTCTGGTCAACTTTTGTCCACTGCAACAAATCAGATAAGAACAGACTGTATAACGACTACAACACAATCAACAACAACGATCAGTCATTGTCCAGCCAACTGTACACAGTGTGATCCTGGAGGTACTGCAGTATGTAGTACAATGTGTGTATCTAAAGCCAATCTACCAAAGGACATaacaacatacatacaaacaggAAGTGGTACATGTAATGGAGTAGGCAAATCTTGGATACTTCGAACAGAAAATTTTATCAATTACACAAAACTTGAAACTATCAGTCTGACAAATTCTAATGTGGCCAACTTTCACCCAAGAGATCATCCTTTTGAACATTtaggaaacattttaaaatctttgtcACTTGCTCATAACAGAATTTTAACGTATGGAagaaatttagaaaatttaacCAAGTTAGAAGAATTGGATCTGAGTTATAACAACATTTCGGGAATGTTAAACAATTCATTGTCAAATCTTAGACTATTAAAAACTCTTATCTTTGAACAAAatcaaattaaacatttatataacGAAACCTTCACTGGACTAGACAGCTTACAAACACTTGTATTGTCACACAATCCTCTAGAATCTATTGACAAAGTCACATTTAAGCTGCTGACAAATGTTGAAACTATAAAACTTCAAGATGTACAAATGAATGATATTGATCCAAATTGGTTCGCTCAACACAAGACATTGAGAAATATTGATCTTTCACACAATTTCCTCAAGTCAATTGATGAGAGAAGTTTTCTGATGACGTTTTTAGAAGACCTGGACTTGTCTTACAATAATTTGACGTCAGTACCTACTGCAGCAATCAAACGATGTACTAAGCAACCAACAAGACTTTCATTAGCCCACAATCAAATTCCAAATATTTCCAACGCTGATATCGTTGACTTTACTGTGGAAACTTTAGATCTTAGTGACAATCAAATCAATCAGATTCCAAAggatctatttcaaaatgtgcCAATAGAAAGTATCAATCTAAGCGGAAATTCAATTGATAAAATAGAAGACGGCACATTTGATGGACTCCAGCTGTTGAACCTTGACCTTAGCAACACCAGACTCGAGTCTTTACCAAGATCAACAGAAAAGTCGTTGGCCAACACCTCCACCAAAATCAATCTCAACAACACTAGCTGGCAATGTGACTGTGACACTCTTTGGTTGGCAGAGCTCTTGACCAATCATTCAAACATAGTCTCACCGACATGTGGAGCCAACACGAAGTACTCGGGTCTACTGTTGTCCACAGCAGCAAGTCAGTTGAAAAACGATTGCAATAGAAGTAAGTCATGTACACAACTTAAAGAGTGA